The following are encoded in a window of Brachyhypopomus gauderio isolate BG-103 chromosome 18, BGAUD_0.2, whole genome shotgun sequence genomic DNA:
- the LOC143482301 gene encoding uncharacterized protein LOC143482301 produces MAFYTRSLQDLPRITINDVTRIIHTSCRTSSTMKEKAFKLYISSYVHNYEAALRLNTSGINQGLWSSLYKGVSSLLPEVSALRVDEVYCGLSSDVAPMITTMGISSNVLLVDSAFGKVQEGSVLSYHMPMKRVPKTCPHTDAPSPPQLPHREYRLGPSTCSFICTEHQQLHMMSLETSLETAHKIENSTKEQSSCVEWHKLRQSRVTSSKFREVCHTRGQSSAENLAKRLVRPSHQTADMRRGLELEPVAVEEYCQAREVNHYPCGFLTHPDAPWMGSSPDGSVYDPKEQPEFGLVEIKCPNVTSYVDCPYIEISEGTNTQENPSLLLTDSGPDADLWIGLV; encoded by the exons ATGGCGTTTTACACTCGCTCGCTTCAGGATCTGCCCAGGATCACGATCAACGACGTTACGCGTATTATTCACACATCGTGTCGGACCTCATCGACCATGAAAGAGAAGGCCTTCAAACTCTACATTTCAAGCTACGTCCACAATTATGAAG CTGCACTGAGACTGAACACAAGTGGCATAAACCAAGGACTATG GAGCAGCTTGTACAAGGGAGTGAGTTCACTTCTGCCTGAAGTTTCTGCACTCAGGGTGGATGAAGTCTACTGTGGCCTTTCTAGTGATGTGGCTCCAATGATTACAACTATGGGCATATCAAGTAATGTACTTCTGGTTGACTCTGCATTTGGAAAAGTGCAAGAAGGAAGTGTGTTatcttatcatatgccaatgaAGAGAGTGCCAAAAACCTgtccacacacagatgcacctTCTCCCCCCCAACTACCACATCGTGAATATAGGCTGGGACCCTCTACCTGTTCCTTTATCTGCACAGAACATCAGCAGCTCCACATGATGTCCCTGGAAACATCATTAGAAACAGCACACAAAATAGAAAATTCTACAAAAGAGCAGAGTTCCTGTGTTGAGTGGCATAAATTGAGACAGTCTCGTGTCACCTCCTCCAAATTCAGAGAAGTCTGTCACACCAGAGGACAGAGCTCTGCTGAAAATTTAGCAAAAAGGCTTGTGAGACCTAGCCATCAGACTGCAGACATGAGAAGGGGGCTTGAGCTGGAGCCTGTAGCAGTAGAGGAGTACTGCCAAGCAAGGGAGGTTAACCACTATCCTTGTGGGTTTCTTACCCACCCTGATGCACCATGGATGGGGTCATCGCCCGATGGGAGTGTGTATGATCCAAAGGAGCAGCCTGagtttgggcttgttgaaataaAATGCCCAAATGTAACAAGCTATGTGGACTGCCCATATATTGAGATCAGTGAGGGCACAAACACTCAGGAAAACCCATCCTTACTTTTGACAGATTCAGGGCCAGATGCTGATCTCTGGATTGGACTGGTGTGA